Proteins encoded by one window of Rhizobium sp. NLR16a:
- a CDS encoding FadR/GntR family transcriptional regulator, translated as MKANRSDRPVIRPLPVMDRARQVTDALADYVEEARLQAGDRLPAERELMAALAVGRSTIREAIRHFQALGVIETRKGSGTYLLKPVSRATIHMPLSFDAAHLRDALLQTLEVRRGIECEAGMVAARRRTTRDLVVIEEKLNEMERVHLEKGTSGPEDLAFHLAVYDATHNPLFRQLLEQMRETFERFWEHPFDRQDFARRSFPFHRTLFNAIAARDAEAARAETLKILDIVEEDIKEMSK; from the coding sequence ATGAAGGCAAATCGTAGCGACAGGCCGGTGATCCGGCCGCTTCCCGTCATGGACCGGGCGCGTCAGGTGACCGATGCGCTGGCGGATTATGTGGAGGAAGCGCGGTTGCAGGCGGGTGATCGGCTGCCGGCCGAGCGGGAGCTGATGGCGGCCCTTGCCGTTGGCCGTTCGACCATTCGCGAGGCGATCCGGCATTTTCAGGCGCTCGGCGTTATCGAGACACGCAAGGGCAGCGGCACCTATCTCTTGAAGCCGGTTTCCCGGGCGACGATCCATATGCCGCTGTCTTTCGACGCGGCGCATCTGCGCGATGCGCTGCTGCAGACGCTGGAGGTTCGCCGCGGCATCGAATGCGAGGCGGGCATGGTCGCCGCCCGGCGGCGCACGACAAGAGACCTCGTCGTCATCGAGGAGAAGCTCAACGAGATGGAGCGGGTGCACCTGGAGAAGGGCACATCCGGGCCGGAGGATCTCGCCTTCCATCTCGCCGTCTACGACGCCACCCACAACCCGCTGTTTCGCCAGCTTCTCGAGCAGATGCGCGAGACATTCGAGCGCTTCTGGGAGCATCCGTTCGACCGGCAGGATTTCGCTCGCCGGTCCTTTCCCTTTCACCGCACGCTTTTTAACGCGATCGCCGCTCGGGATGCCGAGGCGGCGCGGGCGGAGACATTGAAAATTCTCGATATCGTCGAGGAAGACATCAAGGAAATGTCCAAATGA
- the ligD gene encoding non-homologous end-joining DNA ligase — MTRPRRPSAPLLRDSNSAIHSRPVRRRDPDQPNLPFDAMPLRVEPCLALLKQTVPQGPDWLYEVKWDGYRLAVHIQPKAIRILTRGGHDWTHRFPSIAAAAKELGVSSCILDGEAVVLDEEGRSDFGALQRSLGGRGGKRISTESIFYAFDLLYLDGHDLTRTELSVRRHLLEDLVPETDDGAIRFSHELDLGGEELLEHACHLGLEGIIAKRSDSPYRSGRLGDWQKIKCVQSDSFMIVGYEESASTRGGLGSLLLAGRKGNDWIYVGSVGTGFNRTEAEYLRKTLNRLQTKKPVVPLKGKRLVFSQPTLIAEIEFRGWTREGSLRHPSYKGLREIQDNAAVFDLTDATSIR, encoded by the coding sequence ATGACCAGACCACGGCGCCCCTCCGCCCCCCTGCTTCGCGATTCCAATTCCGCGATACACTCGCGACCTGTCCGTCGGCGTGATCCCGACCAGCCAAACCTGCCGTTCGATGCAATGCCGTTGAGAGTGGAGCCGTGCCTGGCCTTGCTGAAGCAGACGGTGCCGCAAGGGCCGGATTGGCTTTACGAGGTGAAGTGGGACGGCTACCGATTGGCGGTCCACATCCAGCCAAAGGCTATTCGTATTCTCACCCGCGGCGGCCATGACTGGACCCACCGTTTTCCAAGCATCGCCGCAGCAGCAAAAGAGCTCGGTGTGTCGAGCTGCATTCTCGACGGAGAAGCCGTCGTCCTCGATGAAGAAGGTCGCTCGGACTTCGGAGCCTTGCAGCGCTCGCTCGGCGGCAGGGGCGGCAAGCGGATCTCGACCGAATCCATCTTCTACGCCTTCGATCTGTTGTATCTCGACGGTCACGACCTGACGCGGACGGAACTGTCGGTGCGCCGTCATCTTCTGGAGGATCTGGTCCCTGAGACCGACGACGGCGCCATTCGGTTCTCGCACGAACTGGATCTGGGTGGCGAGGAACTGCTCGAACACGCATGTCATCTGGGCCTCGAAGGCATCATTGCCAAGCGCAGTGACAGCCCTTACCGGAGTGGCCGGCTGGGTGACTGGCAGAAGATCAAGTGCGTTCAGAGCGACAGTTTCATGATCGTCGGTTACGAGGAATCCGCCAGCACGCGCGGCGGGCTCGGCAGTCTTTTGCTTGCAGGCCGAAAGGGCAACGACTGGATTTACGTCGGATCCGTCGGCACGGGGTTCAACCGAACCGAGGCGGAATATTTGCGCAAGACGTTGAACCGCCTCCAGACGAAAAAACCCGTCGTGCCGCTGAAAGGAAAGCGCCTCGTCTTTTCCCAACCGACCTTGATTGCCGAGATCGAGTTTCGCGGCTGGACGCGTGAGGGCAGCCTACGGCACCCCTCATACAAGGGCCTTCGCGAGATCCAGGATAACGCCGCCGTCTTCGATTTGACTGATGCCACTTCAATCAGATGA
- a CDS encoding Ku protein gives MAIRPYWKGYLKLSLVTCPVQMMPATSENEKVRFHTLNRATQNRVVSHYVDAVTGKDVKDEDEVKAYQRGENEYVLLEDDELENVALESTKTIDIEVFTPRNTVEWIWLDTPYYLSPDDPVGQEAFSVIRDAMAAEDMVGISRLVIARRERAVMLEPRGKGIVLWTLRYGDEVRDAENYFDRVDDQPADSQMMPLVQQLIKKQTQHWNPKMASDPVQDRLLELIEAKKKQMKKPVKAKSKGREKPEPAPSNVINIMEALRKSVDAENRSGRH, from the coding sequence ATGGCGATCCGGCCTTACTGGAAAGGTTACCTCAAACTGTCGCTCGTCACCTGCCCGGTGCAGATGATGCCGGCCACTTCTGAAAATGAGAAGGTGCGTTTTCACACGCTCAATCGCGCCACCCAGAACCGCGTCGTCAGCCACTATGTCGACGCCGTCACCGGCAAGGACGTGAAAGATGAAGACGAAGTAAAAGCCTATCAGCGCGGTGAGAACGAATATGTCTTGCTTGAGGACGATGAGTTGGAGAACGTTGCGCTTGAAAGCACCAAGACGATCGATATTGAAGTCTTTACGCCGCGCAACACCGTCGAATGGATCTGGCTCGACACGCCCTACTATCTTTCACCCGACGATCCGGTCGGCCAGGAGGCATTCTCGGTGATCCGCGACGCGATGGCCGCCGAGGACATGGTCGGCATCTCGCGGCTGGTGATTGCGCGCCGCGAGCGGGCCGTGATGCTGGAGCCTCGCGGCAAGGGCATCGTCCTTTGGACCCTCCGTTACGGCGACGAGGTGCGCGACGCTGAGAACTATTTCGATAGGGTGGACGATCAGCCGGCGGACAGCCAGATGATGCCGCTGGTCCAGCAGCTCATCAAGAAGCAGACGCAGCACTGGAACCCGAAGATGGCCTCCGACCCGGTGCAGGACAGATTGCTCGAGCTTATCGAAGCCAAGAAGAAACAGATGAAAAAGCCTGTCAAGGCCAAGTCCAAGGGAAGGGAGAAGCCAGAACCGGCTCCCAGCAACGTCATCAACATCATGGAGGCGCTGCGCAAATCCGTCGATGCCGAGAACCGATCCGGCAGGCATTGA
- a CDS encoding sugar ABC transporter substrate-binding protein yields MKKLIISTLFASMMAGTAFADTTLKLVEVITSPERTETLKSIVGKFEAANPGTKVDIISLPWNEAFQKFATMVSAGDVPDVMEMPDTWLSLYANNGMLESLEPYLEKWEHTKELTPRALELGRDVKNTAYMLPYGFYLRAMFYNKKLLSEAGVAAPPKTLDEFTAASEKVSKLPGKYGYCMRGGPGGLNGWMIFAATMAGDNKYFKEDGTSTMNSPGWAKGIEWMVDLYKKGYAPKDSVNWGFNEVVAGFYSGTCAFLDQDPDALIAIAERMKKEDFGVAPLPKGPDGKSFPTIGYGGWSMFSTSANKDLSWKLIATLEGPEGNIEWNKRIGALPAYTAAEKDPFYAGDQFKGWFEELADPNTVPTVMPTYLEEFAFFKDSLAIKTSQQALLGDISAKDLADQWADYLTKAQQKFLSKK; encoded by the coding sequence ATGAAAAAGCTGATAATCTCGACACTCTTTGCTTCGATGATGGCGGGTACGGCGTTCGCCGATACGACGCTGAAGTTGGTCGAAGTCATCACCAGCCCGGAGCGCACAGAAACGCTGAAATCGATCGTCGGCAAGTTCGAGGCCGCCAATCCCGGCACCAAGGTCGACATCATCTCGCTGCCCTGGAACGAAGCCTTCCAGAAATTCGCCACCATGGTGTCAGCCGGTGACGTGCCCGATGTGATGGAGATGCCCGATACCTGGCTGTCGCTTTATGCCAATAACGGCATGCTCGAAAGCCTTGAGCCCTATCTCGAAAAATGGGAGCACACCAAGGAGCTGACGCCGCGCGCGCTCGAGCTCGGCCGCGACGTCAAGAATACTGCCTACATGCTGCCCTACGGCTTCTATCTCAGGGCGATGTTCTACAACAAGAAGCTGCTTTCGGAGGCTGGTGTCGCCGCGCCGCCGAAGACGCTGGACGAGTTTACTGCCGCGTCCGAAAAGGTCTCCAAGCTGCCGGGCAAATATGGCTACTGCATGCGCGGCGGCCCGGGCGGCCTCAATGGCTGGATGATCTTCGCCGCCACGATGGCGGGCGACAACAAGTACTTCAAGGAAGACGGCACCTCGACCATGAACAGCCCCGGCTGGGCAAAGGGCATCGAGTGGATGGTCGATCTCTACAAGAAGGGCTATGCGCCGAAGGACAGCGTCAACTGGGGCTTCAACGAAGTCGTCGCCGGTTTCTATTCCGGCACCTGCGCCTTCCTCGACCAGGATCCGGACGCGCTGATCGCCATCGCCGAACGCATGAAGAAGGAGGATTTCGGCGTTGCGCCGCTGCCGAAGGGGCCTGACGGCAAGTCCTTCCCAACCATCGGCTATGGCGGTTGGTCGATGTTTTCGACGAGCGCCAACAAGGATCTCTCCTGGAAGCTGATCGCCACACTCGAAGGGCCGGAAGGCAATATCGAGTGGAACAAGCGCATCGGCGCCCTGCCGGCCTATACCGCGGCCGAAAAGGATCCCTTCTATGCCGGTGACCAGTTCAAGGGCTGGTTCGAGGAACTGGCGGATCCGAACACCGTGCCGACCGTCATGCCGACCTATCTGGAAGAGTTCGCCTTCTTCAAGGATTCGCTGGCGATCAAGACCTCGCAGCAGGCCTTGCTCGGCGACATCTCGGCGAAGGATCTGGCGGATCAGTGGGCGGATTATCTGACCAAGGCGCAGCAGAAGTTCCTGAGCAAGAAGTAG
- a CDS encoding Ku protein: protein MVAPRANWKGFIKFGEVAFPVALYTAASTSERIAFHTLNRKTGNRVRREFVDGETGDPVEREDQVKGFEIEDGRYVVLEPEEVSAAIPESDKTLKVEAFIPFDEVDDVYFDKPYYLAPDKMGSDAFKLLRDGMEKAKVAAIARTVLFRRLRTLLIRPHGKGLVGSTLNFDYEVRSSEKAFEEMPDLKIEGEMLELAKHIINTKKGEFDPKQFDDRYEAAVGELVKAKIEGRTLPKKKAPPAPKPSDLLQALRESAGMATPAKAKRTAANANAGKSRQKAARASTTKPRSPAGAHQRRAG from the coding sequence ATGGTTGCCCCGAGAGCGAATTGGAAAGGCTTCATCAAGTTCGGGGAGGTGGCCTTCCCCGTGGCCCTTTACACCGCCGCCTCCACATCCGAGCGGATCGCGTTTCACACACTGAACAGGAAGACCGGCAACCGGGTGCGCCGAGAATTCGTTGACGGCGAGACCGGAGACCCGGTCGAGCGCGAGGACCAGGTCAAGGGTTTTGAGATTGAGGACGGCCGCTATGTCGTGCTCGAGCCCGAGGAAGTCTCGGCCGCCATTCCTGAAAGCGACAAGACGCTGAAGGTGGAGGCGTTCATTCCTTTTGACGAGGTCGACGACGTCTATTTCGACAAGCCTTACTATCTGGCTCCCGACAAGATGGGCAGCGACGCTTTCAAACTCCTGAGGGATGGTATGGAAAAAGCCAAGGTCGCGGCCATTGCCCGAACGGTGCTGTTCCGCCGCCTGCGAACTCTCCTCATCCGCCCCCATGGCAAAGGGCTGGTCGGCTCAACCTTGAACTTCGATTATGAGGTTCGCTCCTCGGAGAAGGCATTCGAGGAGATGCCGGATCTCAAGATCGAAGGCGAGATGCTGGAGCTTGCCAAGCACATCATCAACACCAAGAAGGGCGAGTTCGACCCGAAGCAGTTCGACGACCGATATGAAGCGGCCGTCGGCGAGCTGGTGAAGGCCAAGATCGAAGGCCGCACCCTTCCGAAGAAAAAGGCGCCGCCGGCTCCCAAACCGAGCGACCTGCTACAGGCGCTACGCGAAAGCGCCGGCATGGCGACGCCGGCCAAGGCGAAGCGCACCGCTGCAAATGCCAATGCCGGAAAGAGCAGGCAGAAGGCCGCGCGCGCGTCGACGACGAAACCACGCAGCCCGGCCGGCGCTCACCAGCGCCGCGCCGGGTGA
- the ugpC gene encoding sn-glycerol-3-phosphate ABC transporter ATP-binding protein UgpC — protein sequence MASIDIQNIRKAYGHVQVLHGVDLEIRDGEFVVLVGPSGCGKSTLLRMIAGLEDVTSGEIRIAGARVNELHPKDRDIAMVFQSYALYPHMNVAGNMSYSLRLRKTAKEKITSAVAAAAAKLGLDPLLERRPKALSGGQRQRVAMGRAIVRQPKAFLFDEPLSNLDARLREQMRAEIKKLHGELKATSIYVTHDQIEAMTLADRIVAMHGGVVQQVGSPLELYDRPANLFVAGFIGSPGMNFLDATYEAGGVKLKDGTIVPLARPLPLADGAKVMLGIRPEHVLMTSDGTGLGTDVELVEPTGFGIILHLTLHGLPFKIFTLDREALKAGPKVNVAFPPQYLHVFDGEGQRID from the coding sequence ATGGCATCGATCGATATCCAGAATATCCGCAAAGCCTATGGCCACGTGCAGGTGCTGCACGGCGTCGACCTCGAGATCAGAGATGGCGAATTCGTCGTGCTCGTCGGTCCCTCCGGCTGCGGCAAGTCCACGCTGTTGCGGATGATCGCCGGGCTGGAGGACGTCACATCGGGTGAGATCCGTATTGCGGGCGCCCGTGTGAACGAACTGCATCCCAAGGACCGCGACATCGCCATGGTGTTCCAGTCCTATGCGCTCTATCCGCACATGAACGTCGCCGGCAATATGAGCTACAGCCTCAGGCTGCGGAAGACCGCCAAGGAGAAGATCACCAGCGCGGTGGCGGCGGCCGCCGCCAAGCTCGGTCTCGATCCGCTGCTCGAACGGCGGCCGAAGGCGCTCTCCGGCGGTCAGCGCCAGCGTGTCGCGATGGGCCGCGCCATCGTGCGCCAGCCGAAGGCCTTCCTGTTCGACGAACCACTGTCCAATCTGGATGCGCGGTTGCGCGAACAGATGCGCGCCGAAATCAAGAAGCTGCATGGCGAGTTGAAGGCAACCTCGATTTATGTCACCCATGACCAGATCGAGGCGATGACGCTCGCCGACCGGATCGTCGCCATGCACGGCGGCGTGGTGCAGCAGGTCGGCAGTCCGCTCGAACTCTACGATCGCCCCGCCAACCTCTTCGTCGCCGGTTTCATCGGTTCGCCGGGGATGAATTTCCTCGACGCCACCTATGAAGCAGGCGGCGTCAAGCTGAAGGATGGGACGATCGTGCCGCTGGCAAGGCCGCTGCCGCTTGCAGACGGCGCGAAGGTGATGCTCGGCATCCGGCCGGAGCATGTGCTGATGACGAGTGACGGGACGGGGCTTGGCACCGATGTGGAGCTCGTCGAACCCACCGGCTTCGGCATTATCCTGCACCTCACCCTCCATGGCCTGCCCTTCAAGATCTTCACTCTGGACCGCGAAGCGTTGAAGGCGGGGCCGAAGGTCAATGTCGCCTTCCCGCCCCAATATCTGCATGTGTTCGACGGCGAGGGACAACGCATCGATTGA
- a CDS encoding sugar ABC transporter permease, translating to MTISADMLDMRRDRRPWLRRLADASEPYLYSAPSLILIIAVMLVPLTLGLSYAFRDIQLLNPFSGGFIGLEHFRELSSDAAFYGALRNTLWWTGASVVLQFIFGLILALLLDKPFPGRAIAQALVFLPWAVPSFLAGLNWAWLFNPVIGPIPHWLFALGLMHEPGNILSDPDHAMWGPIVANVWWGIPFFAITLLAALQAIPRDLYEAASIDGAGWFQRFRSITLPFLAPTIAITVLLRTVWISNFADLIVVMTNGGPADRTQIVASYIFTTAFKRLDFGYASAIALVLLALLLAYSMLIILLRQTLLNKD from the coding sequence ATGACCATTTCCGCCGATATGCTCGACATGCGTCGCGACCGCAGGCCGTGGCTGCGTCGTCTTGCCGATGCTTCGGAGCCCTATCTCTACAGCGCGCCGTCGCTGATCCTGATCATTGCGGTGATGCTGGTGCCGCTGACGCTCGGGCTGTCCTATGCCTTCCGCGATATCCAGCTGCTCAATCCCTTTTCCGGCGGCTTCATCGGGCTCGAGCATTTCCGCGAGTTGTCGAGCGACGCGGCCTTTTACGGCGCGCTGAGGAACACGCTGTGGTGGACCGGCGCCTCCGTCGTCTTGCAATTCATCTTCGGCCTCATTCTGGCGTTGCTGCTCGACAAGCCGTTCCCGGGCCGGGCGATCGCACAGGCGCTGGTTTTCCTGCCCTGGGCGGTGCCGTCCTTTCTCGCCGGTCTCAACTGGGCCTGGCTGTTCAATCCGGTCATCGGGCCGATCCCGCACTGGCTCTTCGCACTCGGGCTGATGCATGAGCCGGGCAACATTCTCTCCGATCCCGATCATGCGATGTGGGGGCCGATCGTCGCCAATGTCTGGTGGGGAATTCCCTTCTTTGCCATCACCCTGCTTGCGGCGCTGCAGGCGATTCCGCGCGATCTCTACGAGGCCGCCTCGATCGATGGTGCCGGCTGGTTTCAGCGTTTCCGCTCGATCACCCTGCCGTTTCTGGCGCCGACGATCGCCATCACCGTGCTGCTCCGCACCGTCTGGATTTCCAACTTCGCCGATCTCATCGTCGTCATGACCAATGGCGGCCCGGCCGACCGGACGCAGATCGTCGCGAGTTATATCTTCACCACGGCCTTCAAGCGGCTCGATTTCGGTTATGCCTCGGCGATTGCACTGGTGCTGCTGGCGCTGCTGCTCGCCTATTCGATGCTGATCATCCTGCTGCGGCAGACGCTGTTGAACAAGGATTGA
- a CDS encoding carbohydrate ABC transporter permease codes for MKRSILPTIAHRLAILCYIAFALFPLFWLLKVSVTPNDLLYTEGVRMWPSRTSWDHYAFVLQHSAFPTFFKNSLIVSASTAVTVTICASLSGYALSRFNFRAKYWIVALMLLTQMFPLVMLVAPIFKILSPLHLTNSLTGLVIVYSAFNVPFATFLMQSFFDGIPKDLEEAAMIDGATQFTAFRQIILPLTLPGIAATLGFVFTAAWSELLFALMLINGNDAATFPVGLLTFVSKFSVDFGQMMAAGVMALIPAGLFFLLIQRYLVQGLTAGAVKG; via the coding sequence ATGAAACGATCAATCCTTCCCACCATCGCGCATCGCTTAGCGATCCTCTGCTACATCGCCTTCGCGCTCTTCCCGCTGTTCTGGCTGCTCAAGGTCTCGGTGACGCCGAACGATCTGCTCTATACGGAAGGCGTGCGCATGTGGCCGTCGCGCACGAGCTGGGATCATTATGCCTTCGTGCTGCAGCACAGTGCCTTTCCCACCTTCTTCAAGAACAGCCTGATCGTCTCGGCCTCGACGGCGGTGACGGTGACGATCTGCGCCTCGCTCTCGGGCTACGCGCTGTCGCGCTTCAATTTCCGCGCAAAATACTGGATCGTCGCGCTGATGCTGCTGACCCAGATGTTTCCGCTCGTCATGCTGGTCGCGCCGATCTTCAAGATCCTGTCGCCCCTGCATCTGACCAACAGCCTGACCGGGCTCGTCATTGTCTACTCCGCCTTCAACGTGCCCTTCGCCACCTTCCTGATGCAGTCCTTCTTCGACGGCATCCCCAAGGATCTCGAAGAGGCGGCGATGATCGACGGGGCGACGCAGTTCACGGCCTTCCGCCAGATCATCCTGCCCCTGACGCTGCCAGGCATCGCCGCGACGCTCGGCTTCGTCTTCACCGCCGCCTGGAGCGAACTGCTGTTTGCGCTGATGCTGATCAACGGCAATGATGCGGCGACCTTCCCTGTGGGACTTCTAACCTTCGTTTCGAAATTCTCGGTGGATTTCGGGCAGATGATGGCGGCGGGCGTCATGGCGCTCATTCCGGCCGGCCTCTTCTTCCTGCTCATCCAACGATATCTCGTCCAGGGCCTGACGGCCGGCGCGGTCAAGGGTTAA
- a CDS encoding PLP-dependent transferase, with the protein MSNGADPFDLASLITAHDDGNFADAVVPPIFQTSLFTFSDYDEMITVYRGEKVRPTYTRGLNPTVRAFEEMLAKLEGAEDALGFASGMAAISSAVLSFVEPGDRIVAVRHVYPDAFRLFGTILTRMKIEVTYVDGRDEEAVAKALPGAKLLYLESPTSWVMEVHDVGALAALAKRHGVVSMIDNSWASPFFQRPLTLGVDLVIHSASKYLGGHSDVVAGVIAGSKAMIARVKAEAYPYLGGKLSPFDAWLLIRGLRTLPLRMKAHEASALEIARRLQKLDVVETVCHPGLANRLPAGLHGTSGLFSFIFREGVDIRAFADRLKLFKLGVSWGGHESLIVPGEVVLQQKAQPNSAQTFGIHARSVRLHVGLEGTEALWRDIEEALAAAS; encoded by the coding sequence ATGAGCAACGGCGCAGACCCGTTCGATCTTGCTTCCCTTATCACCGCCCACGACGACGGCAACTTCGCCGACGCCGTCGTGCCGCCGATCTTCCAGACCTCGCTTTTCACCTTTTCCGATTATGACGAAATGATCACCGTCTATCGCGGCGAGAAGGTGCGGCCGACCTATACGCGCGGGCTGAACCCGACGGTGCGCGCCTTCGAGGAAATGCTGGCCAAGCTCGAAGGTGCGGAGGATGCGCTGGGTTTTGCGAGCGGCATGGCGGCGATCTCGTCGGCGGTGCTGAGCTTTGTCGAGCCGGGCGACCGCATCGTCGCCGTCCGGCATGTTTATCCCGATGCCTTCCGCCTGTTCGGCACCATCCTGACGCGGATGAAGATCGAGGTGACCTATGTCGACGGCCGCGACGAGGAGGCGGTGGCGAAGGCGCTGCCCGGTGCCAAGCTCCTCTACCTGGAAAGCCCGACGAGCTGGGTCATGGAGGTGCATGACGTCGGGGCGCTCGCAGCCCTTGCCAAGCGACACGGCGTCGTCTCGATGATCGACAACAGCTGGGCGAGCCCGTTCTTCCAGCGGCCTCTGACGCTCGGCGTCGATCTCGTCATCCATTCCGCCTCCAAATATCTTGGCGGCCACAGCGACGTGGTGGCGGGCGTCATCGCCGGCTCGAAGGCGATGATTGCGCGCGTCAAGGCCGAGGCCTATCCTTATCTCGGCGGCAAGCTTTCGCCCTTCGACGCCTGGCTGTTGATCCGCGGCCTGCGCACGCTGCCGCTGCGGATGAAGGCTCATGAAGCCTCCGCCCTGGAGATCGCCAGACGGCTGCAGAAGCTCGATGTGGTGGAGACGGTCTGCCACCCCGGGCTTGCCAACCGTCTGCCCGCCGGGCTCCACGGCACGTCGGGCCTGTTTTCGTTCATTTTCCGAGAAGGCGTCGATATCCGCGCCTTCGCCGATCGCCTCAAGCTCTTCAAACTGGGAGTGAGCTGGGGTGGGCATGAAAGCCTGATCGTACCGGGCGAGGTGGTGCTTCAGCAGAAGGCACAGCCGAATTCCGCGCAAACTTTTGGAATTCATGCGCGATCCGTACGCCTCCATGTCGGCCTCGAAGGAACCGAGGCCCTGTGGAGGGACATCGAGGAGGCGCTCGCCGCCGCCTCATAA